The stretch of DNA CTGGCCTTCGGCCTTTTTGAGTCCAGGAGGTCGCAGAGAGTGTGGACTATCTGTAGGTTGGTCCTCTCGCTGTTGCCGCCTACGTTGTAGGTCTCCCCCGGAATGCCTTTTTCCATGGCGGTGGCCAGAGCTTTGCAGTGGTCCATGACGTAGAGCCAATCCCTGACGTTTGAGCCGTCTCCGTAGATAGGCAGGTCCTTTCCCGCAAGGGCGTTGTGGATCACCAGAGGTATGAGCTTTTCCGGAAACTGGTAGGGTCCGTAATTGTTGGAGCAGTTGGTGGTGACGGTGGGCAGGCCGTAGGTGTGGTGGTAGGCTCTTACCAGGTGGTCCAACGACGCTTTGGACGCAGAGTAAGGCGAGTTAGGGGCGTAGGCGGTGGTCTCGGTGAAGAGGCCGCTGTCCCCTAAGGATCCGTAGACTTCATCGGTGGAGATGTGGAGGAACTTAAAGGTCCCTTGGGCCTCCGGCTTTAGGCCGTTCCAGTAGGATCTGACGGTCTCTAATAGGACGAAGGTTCCCATGACGTTGGTCTTTATGAACTCCGCCGGTCCGTCTATGGATCGGTCCACGTGGCTTTCCGCCGCCAGGTTGAATATGCCCTGGATATTCCTGTCCCGAAGGATCTCCGATACCAAAGATGCATCGCCTATGTCTCCTTTTATGAAGACGTAGTTTTCCCTGCCCTCAAGATCCGCCAGAGAGTCCAGGTTTCCTGC from Dethiosulfovibrio russensis encodes:
- the rfbB gene encoding dTDP-glucose 4,6-dehydratase; translated protein: MNYLVTGGAGFIGSNLVHLLVEQGHNVTVLDLLTYAGNLDSLADLEGRENYVFIKGDIGDASLVSEILRDRNIQGIFNLAAESHVDRSIDGPAEFIKTNVMGTFVLLETVRSYWNGLKPEAQGTFKFLHISTDEVYGSLGDSGLFTETTAYAPNSPYSASKASLDHLVRAYHHTYGLPTVTTNCSNNYGPYQFPEKLIPLVIHNALAGKDLPIYGDGSNVRDWLYVMDHCKALATAMEKGIPGETYNVGGNSERTNLQIVHTLCDLLDSKRPKASGSYRDQRTFVKDRPGHDKRYAIDASKIKQELGWTPEETFETGMEKTVNWYLGNHDWVNRVTDGSYRMERLGLGDVD